CGGCCTCACCCTCGGCTACTTCCTCACCATGTCGACCGTGGCGCTGGCCATCGGCCTGGTCGTCGGCAACCTCATCCACCCGGGCTCCGGCCTGCACCTGGACGCCACGGTCGCGGCCGCCGGGCAGAAGCAGGTCGGCGAGACCGCGAGCGAGACCACCGCCGACTTCCTGCTCGGCATCATCCCGACCACGCTGATCTCGCCCCTGGCCGGCAGCCAGGTGTTGCAGACGCTGCTGGTCGCGCTGCTGATCGGCTTCGCGCTCCAGTCGATGGGCGACCGCGCCCAGCCGGTGCTCACCGCGATCGGCGTCTTCCAGCGCCTGGTCTTCCGGGTGCTGGCCATGCTGATGTGGCTGGCCCCGATCGGCGCGTTCGGTGCGATCGCCGCGGTGGTCGGCTCGGCCGGCGTGGACGCGCTGATCAGTCTCGGCCAGATCATGCTCGGCTTCTATCTGACCTGTGTGCTCTTCGTGTTCGGCGTGCTCGGCCCGCTGCTCTGGCTGGTCGCCCGGATCAACATCCTGCGGCTGTTCCGATACCTGGGCCGGGAGTTCCTGCTGATCCTGTCCACCTCGTCGTCCGAGTCGGCGCTGCCCCGGCTGATCGCGAAGATGGAGCACGTCGGGGTGAGCAAGCCGGTGGTCGGCATCGCGGTGCCGACCGGGTACTCGTTCAACCTGGACGGCACGGCGATCTACCTGACCATGGCGTCGCTGTTCATCGCCCAGGCGACCGGCCACCCGCTGTCGATCGCGGAGCAGGTCTCGCTGCTCCTCTTCATGATCATCGCGTCGAAGGGCGCGGCCGGGGTGACCGGCGCCGGGCTCGCCACGCTGGCCGGCGGGTTGCAGACGCACCGGCCGGAGTTGGTCGACGGGGTCGGGCTGATCGTCGGGATCGACCGGTTCATGTCCGAGGCGCGGGCGCTGACCAACTTCGCCGGCAACGCCGTCGCGACCGTGCTGATCGCCGTCTGGACCAGGGAGTTCGACCGGGAACGGGCGAACCTGGTGCTCGGCGGCGGCGACCCGTTCGACGCCGTCGCGCCCGCCGAGGAGGAACCGGCGCTGGAGAAGGTCTGATCCCTCGCACAGGGCGCTGTCACGGCCGTGCCAGCGCCCTGTGCGGATCATGCCAGTCCGCCCCCGCACTCTCGATGTCGTAACCGGGATGAGGGGGGATCGTGGACGATCTCGTAGTGCGCGCCGAGGGGTTGCGCAAACGCTTCGGTCAGACGCAGGCGCTCGACGGGGTGGACCTGGCCATGCGCCGGGGCACGGTGCTCGGTGTGCTGGGGCCCAACGGGGCCGGCAAGACGACCGCGGTGCGGGTGCTGGCGACGCTGCTGCGCCCGGACGAGGGCACCGCGTACGTGGCCGGCATCGACGTGCTGCGCGAGCCGCAGAAGGTACGCCGCCGGATCGGCCTGACCGGCCAGTACGCCTCGGTCGACGAGGACCTGACCGGCACTCAGAACCTGGTGCTGATCGGCCGGTTGCTCGATCTGACCAGTAGGGACGCCAAGAAGCGGGCCGTCGAGCTGCTCGAATGGTTCGACCTGACCGCGGCGGCGGGGCGCCCGGCCAAGACGTACTCCGGTGGCATGCGCCGCCGCCTCGACCTCGCCGCCAGCCTGGTCGGCCACCCCGAGGTGATCTTCCTCGACGAGCCGACCACCGGGCTCGACCCGGCCAAGCGCGAGGACATGTGGGGCGTCGTGCGTACCCAGGTCGCGCAGGGTTCCAGCGTGCTGCTGACCACGCAGTACCTGGAGGAGG
Above is a genomic segment from Actinoplanes ianthinogenes containing:
- a CDS encoding cation:dicarboxylate symporter family transporter, whose protein sequence is MKDRTRYLYPAVIVAVLLGIAVGLLAPDTAVELKPIGTGFVNLIKMMISPVIFCTIVLGVGSVRQAAKVGKVGGLTLGYFLTMSTVALAIGLVVGNLIHPGSGLHLDATVAAAGQKQVGETASETTADFLLGIIPTTLISPLAGSQVLQTLLVALLIGFALQSMGDRAQPVLTAIGVFQRLVFRVLAMLMWLAPIGAFGAIAAVVGSAGVDALISLGQIMLGFYLTCVLFVFGVLGPLLWLVARINILRLFRYLGREFLLILSTSSSESALPRLIAKMEHVGVSKPVVGIAVPTGYSFNLDGTAIYLTMASLFIAQATGHPLSIAEQVSLLLFMIIASKGAAGVTGAGLATLAGGLQTHRPELVDGVGLIVGIDRFMSEARALTNFAGNAVATVLIAVWTREFDRERANLVLGGGDPFDAVAPAEEEPALEKV
- a CDS encoding ATP-binding cassette domain-containing protein, with product MDDLVVRAEGLRKRFGQTQALDGVDLAMRRGTVLGVLGPNGAGKTTAVRVLATLLRPDEGTAYVAGIDVLREPQKVRRRIGLTGQYASVDEDLTGTQNLVLIGRLLDLTSRDAKKRAVELLEWFDLTAAAGRPAKTYSGGMRRRLDLAASLVGHPEVIFLDEPTTGLDPAKREDMWGVVRTQVAQGSSVLLTTQYLEEADALADEIVVVNHGRVIAQDTPDGLKRRVGGQTLRIRPADAARLPDVLKILDAVAAPGTNAAPDDAAGSRPGAASVPVTSDHALDDVIPALRRAGIEINEFGLHLPSLDEVFHTLTGDKGDIEKAEALV